In Pseudomonas sp. Q1-7, the genomic window ATAGCCTAGTCGAGCAGGCGCGGAATGAACAGCCCGATGCGCGCTTTCGCGCTGGGCGGTCACGGAAAATTCATGTGGGGAGGGCGGTCAGACCCGCTCGAGGTGTACCTTGTGCTCGGCCAGCAGGCGGGTCAGGGCGGGGGACGGTTGGTGGTCGGTGAACAGGCGGTCGACCAGGGCGATGGAGCCCAGGCGTACCACGGCATTACGCCCGAACTTGCTGGAATCGGCGGCGAGGAACACCTGCCGGGCGTTGTCGATGATGGCCTGGGAAACGCGCACTTCCTGGTAGTCGAAGTCCAGCAGGCTGCCGTCTTCGTCGATGCCGCTGATGCCCACCAGGGCGTAGTCGACCTTGAACTGCTGGATGAAATCCACCGCCGCCTGGCCGACGATGCCACCGTCGCTGCGCACTGTGCCGCCGGCCACCAGCACCTCGAAGTCGGGTTTATCGGCCAACTGCGCGGCCACGTGCAGGTTGTTGGTGATCACCTTCAGGCCCTTGTGGCCCATGAGTTCGCGGGCGATGGCCTCGGTGGTGGTGCCGATGTTGATGAACAGCGAGGCGTGGTCGGGAATGTACTCGGCCACCGCCTCGGCGATGCGTTGCTTCTCGTCGCGGTTCTGCCCGGCGCGCATGGCGTAGGCGGTGTTCTGGGTGCTCGAGGCTTCGCTGGCGGCACCGCCATGGGTGCGTCGCAGCAGGCCGTGCTCGGCGAGCTGGTTGATGTCGCGGCGGATCGTCTGCGGGGTGACGGCGAAAGCCTGGGCCAGCTCGTCGATGCTGACGTAGCCACGCTCACGGGTGAGGTCGAGGATGTCTTGTTGCCGTGGGCCCAGGTTCATGCTGGCTCCTTGATTTGCGCGGCATTATAGCGGTGTGCTGCCGAATCACGGCTTTTCCGTTAAGGTACGCCGAATCTGTCGCAGGATTTTCACAATCGAACATGACTCCCGCCATCGATCTGCTGAAGAAAGCCAAGGCTGAGCACAAGGTGCTCAGTTACGCCCATGACCCCAAGGCGCCGTCCTATGGCCTGGAAGCCGCCGAGAAGCTCAACCTGGACCCGGCACGGGTGTTCAAGACCCTGCTGGCCGTCACCGAGAAGGGTGAGCTGCTGGTGGCCGTGGTGCCGGTGGCGGGCAGCCTGGACCTGAAAGCCCTGGCGCAGGCGGCGGGGGTGAAGAAAACCGAGATGGCCGACCCCGGTCAGGCCCAGCGCAGCACCGGCTACCTGGTGGGGGGCATCAGCCCGCTGGGGCAGAAGAAGCGCCTGCGCACCTTCATCGACAGCACGGCGCGCCACTTCGACAGCATCCATGTCAGCGCCGGACGGCGTGGACTGGAGGTGGAGCTGGCCGCCGATACCCTGGCCACCCACACCCAGGGCCAGTTCGCCGATATCGGCCGCCCCTGATTCCCATAACAACAAGGAAGCATCGCCATGGCCCAGTACCTGCTCGCCATCGACCAGGGCACCACCAGCAGCCGCGCCATTGTGTTCAGTGCCCAGGGCCTGCCGGTGGCGCGCGCCCAGCAGGAGTTCAAGCAGTACTTTCCGAAGGATGGCTGGGTGGAGCACGACGGCGAGGAGATCTGGCTGACCACCCTCAAGGTCTGCCGCGAGGCGATCGAGCAGAGCGGTCTCAACCCCGCCGAGATCGCCGCCATCGGCATCACCAACCAGCGCGAAACCACCCTGGTCTGGGATGCGGCCACCGGCACCCCGATCCACCCGGCCATCGTCTGGCAGGACCGGCGCACCGCCGACTATTGCACCGAGCTGAAATCGGCCGGCCACGAGTCCGACGTGGCCAATCGTACCGGTCTGCTGATCGACCCGTATTTCTCCGCCACCAAGCTGCGCTGGATACTGGAAAACGTGCCCGGGGCCCGGGCGCGTGCGGAGCGGGGAGAGCTGCGCTTCGGCACCGTCGACTGCTTCCTGCTCTGGCGCCTGACCGGCGGCAAGGTGCACCGCACCGATGCCACCAATGCCTCGCGTACCCTGCTGTTCAATATCCACAGCCAGCAATGGGACGCCGAGTTGCTGCGCTTGTTCGACATCCCCGCCAGCCTGCTGCCGGAAGTGCTCGACTGCGCCGCCGAGTTCGGTGCGACCGACGCTGCGCTGCTCGGCGCCAGCATTCCGGTGCTGGGCATGGCCGGCGACCAGCAGGCGGCGCTGGTCGGCCAGGCCTGCTTCCAG contains:
- a CDS encoding DeoR/GlpR family DNA-binding transcription regulator, with the translated sequence MNLGPRQQDILDLTRERGYVSIDELAQAFAVTPQTIRRDINQLAEHGLLRRTHGGAASEASSTQNTAYAMRAGQNRDEKQRIAEAVAEYIPDHASLFINIGTTTEAIARELMGHKGLKVITNNLHVAAQLADKPDFEVLVAGGTVRSDGGIVGQAAVDFIQQFKVDYALVGISGIDEDGSLLDFDYQEVRVSQAIIDNARQVFLAADSSKFGRNAVVRLGSIALVDRLFTDHQPSPALTRLLAEHKVHLERV
- the glpK gene encoding glycerol kinase GlpK; translated protein: MAQYLLAIDQGTTSSRAIVFSAQGLPVARAQQEFKQYFPKDGWVEHDGEEIWLTTLKVCREAIEQSGLNPAEIAAIGITNQRETTLVWDAATGTPIHPAIVWQDRRTADYCTELKSAGHESDVANRTGLLIDPYFSATKLRWILENVPGARARAERGELRFGTVDCFLLWRLTGGKVHRTDATNASRTLLFNIHSQQWDAELLRLFDIPASLLPEVLDCAAEFGATDAALLGASIPVLGMAGDQQAALVGQACFQPGMVKSTYGTGCFMIQNTGERPVTSRNRLLTTVGYRLNGKVSYAVEGSIFVAGAAVQWLRDGIKLISHARDTEALAEQTGDACGVYLVPAFTGLGAPYWDPRARGAIFGLTRDTGIKEIVTAGLQSVCYQTRDLLEAMAQDGAAAPSALRVDGGMVENNWVMQFLSDILGVPVERPEVTETTALGVAYLAGLQAGLYRDLDEVASHWHRQQRFAPRMADDHRNKLYDGWLDAVQRVRSGT
- the ybaK gene encoding Cys-tRNA(Pro) deacylase produces the protein MTPAIDLLKKAKAEHKVLSYAHDPKAPSYGLEAAEKLNLDPARVFKTLLAVTEKGELLVAVVPVAGSLDLKALAQAAGVKKTEMADPGQAQRSTGYLVGGISPLGQKKRLRTFIDSTARHFDSIHVSAGRRGLEVELAADTLATHTQGQFADIGRP